A region of Pseudomonas cavernicola DNA encodes the following proteins:
- the cmk gene encoding (d)CMP kinase, whose translation MSAQAPVIAIDGPSGSGKGTVAGLLAKKLGWSLLDSGALYRLLAFAARNHGVDLTNEEAMKVLAAHLDVQFIAATNGQPQRIILEGDEVTDAIRNEQVGAGASQVAALPAVRDALLQRQRAFLEAPGLVADGRDMGTVVFPEAPLKIFLTASAEERARRRYLQLKAKGDDVSLTSLLDEIRARDERDTQRAVAPLKPAPDAIQLDSTELSIEQVLERILSEVANRDLAG comes from the coding sequence ATGAGCGCCCAAGCTCCAGTAATTGCGATTGATGGTCCGAGCGGTTCCGGCAAGGGCACAGTTGCGGGGCTGCTAGCGAAAAAGCTGGGTTGGAGTCTGCTGGACTCTGGTGCTCTCTATCGTTTGCTGGCCTTCGCTGCGCGTAACCATGGCGTCGATCTGACCAACGAAGAAGCGATGAAGGTGCTTGCCGCTCATCTGGATGTGCAGTTCATTGCGGCGACCAATGGTCAGCCGCAGCGCATCATTCTCGAAGGTGACGAAGTGACCGACGCCATCCGCAATGAGCAGGTTGGTGCCGGTGCTTCGCAAGTCGCAGCCCTGCCGGCGGTCCGTGATGCCCTGCTGCAGCGGCAGCGTGCTTTTCTGGAGGCGCCGGGGCTGGTGGCCGATGGGCGCGATATGGGGACCGTGGTTTTCCCCGAGGCGCCGCTGAAAATCTTCCTGACCGCCAGTGCCGAGGAGCGTGCCCGTCGCCGCTACTTGCAGTTGAAGGCCAAAGGGGATGATGTTAGTCTTACGAGTCTGCTAGACGAGATTCGTGCGCGCGATGAGCGTGACACCCAGCGAGCGGTCGCACCGCTGAAACCGGCGCCTGACGCCATTCAGCTGGACTCCACGGAGCTCTCGATCGAGCAGGTGCTGGAACGCATTCTGAGTGAAGTCGCCAATCGCGACCTCGCCGGATGA
- the rpsA gene encoding 30S ribosomal protein S1 yields MSESFAELFEESLKTLDMQPGAIITGIVVDIDGDWVTVHAGLKSEGVIPLEQFYNDAGELTIKVGDEVHVALDAVEDGFGETKLSREKAKRAECWIVLEAAFAAEEVVKGVINGKVKGGFTVDVNGIRAFLPGSLVDVRPVRDTTHLEGKELEFKVIKLDQKRNNVVVSRRSVLEAENSAEREALLESLQEGQQVKGIVKNLTDYGAFVDLGGVDGLLHITDMAWKRIKHPSEIVNVGDEIDVKVLKYDRERNRVSLGLKQLGEDPWVAIKARYPESTRVTARVTNLTDYGCFAELEEGVEGLVHVSEMDWTNKNIHPSKVVQVGDEVEVMVLDIDEERRRISLGIKQCKTNPWEDFSGQFNKGDKISGTIKSITDFGIFIGLDGGIDGLVHLSDISWNEVGEEAVRRFKKGDELDTVILSVDPERERISLGIKQLEDDPFSNYVSVNDKGTIVRGIVKEVDAKGAVITLAEGIEAVLKASEISRDRVEDARNVLKEGEEVEAKIISVDRKSRVISLSVKSKDVDDEKEAIKEMRKQEPESAGPTTIGDLIRAQMENQN; encoded by the coding sequence ATGAGCGAAAGCTTTGCGGAACTCTTTGAAGAAAGCCTAAAAACCCTCGACATGCAGCCGGGTGCCATCATCACCGGTATCGTGGTCGACATCGACGGTGACTGGGTTACTGTCCATGCTGGTCTGAAGTCCGAGGGTGTCATCCCGCTCGAGCAGTTCTATAACGATGCTGGCGAGCTGACCATCAAGGTCGGTGACGAAGTGCACGTTGCGCTGGACGCGGTAGAAGATGGCTTTGGCGAAACCAAGCTGTCCCGTGAAAAAGCCAAGCGCGCCGAGTGCTGGATCGTTCTGGAAGCGGCTTTCGCAGCTGAAGAAGTGGTTAAGGGCGTTATCAACGGTAAGGTTAAAGGCGGCTTCACAGTCGACGTTAACGGCATCCGTGCGTTCCTGCCAGGTTCTTTGGTTGACGTTCGTCCGGTGCGCGACACTACGCACCTGGAAGGCAAAGAGCTCGAATTCAAAGTTATCAAGCTTGACCAGAAGCGCAACAACGTTGTCGTTTCCCGTCGCAGCGTATTGGAAGCCGAGAACAGCGCCGAGCGCGAAGCTCTGCTGGAATCCCTGCAGGAAGGCCAGCAAGTCAAAGGTATCGTCAAGAACCTCACGGATTACGGCGCATTCGTCGATCTGGGTGGCGTCGATGGCCTGCTGCACATCACCGACATGGCTTGGAAGCGCATCAAGCATCCGTCCGAAATCGTCAATGTTGGCGATGAGATCGATGTAAAAGTGCTGAAGTACGATCGCGAGCGCAATCGTGTTTCCCTGGGTCTGAAGCAACTGGGCGAAGACCCATGGGTTGCTATCAAGGCTCGTTACCCAGAAAGCACTCGCGTTACCGCGCGTGTAACCAACCTGACCGACTACGGCTGCTTCGCAGAGCTGGAAGAAGGCGTAGAAGGCCTGGTGCACGTGTCCGAGATGGATTGGACCAACAAAAACATCCACCCGTCCAAAGTCGTACAAGTTGGCGACGAAGTGGAAGTTATGGTTCTGGATATCGACGAAGAGCGTCGTCGTATCTCCCTCGGCATCAAGCAGTGCAAAACTAACCCGTGGGAAGATTTCTCCGGTCAGTTCAACAAGGGCGACAAAATCTCCGGCACCATCAAGTCGATCACCGATTTCGGTATCTTCATTGGTCTGGATGGCGGCATCGACGGCCTGGTTCACCTGTCCGACATCTCCTGGAACGAAGTGGGCGAAGAAGCCGTACGTCGCTTCAAGAAGGGCGACGAGCTTGATACCGTGATCCTGTCGGTTGATCCAGAGCGTGAGCGCATCTCCCTGGGCATCAAGCAGCTGGAAGACGATCCGTTCTCCAACTACGTGTCTGTTAACGATAAAGGCACCATCGTGCGCGGTATCGTTAAGGAAGTTGACGCCAAAGGCGCTGTAATCACTCTGGCCGAAGGCATCGAAGCTGTACTGAAAGCCTCCGAAATCAGCCGTGACCGTGTTGAAGACGCGCGCAACGTGCTGAAAGAAGGCGAAGAAGTCGAAGCTAAGATCATTAGCGTTGACCGTAAGAGCCGCGTAATCAGCTTGTCGGTCAAGTCGAAAGACGTAGACGACGAGAAAGAAGCGATCAAGGAAATGCGTAAGCAGGAACCTGAGAGCGCTGGTCCGACCACTATTGGCGACCTGATTCGTGCGCAAATGGAGAATCAGAACTAA
- a CDS encoding polysaccharide biosynthesis protein: MLRNWLLRLPRRYKRLLQVATDVLLVWGALWLAFVVRLGSEELVHPFGGHAWLFAVAPLLSIPLFIRFGMYRAVMRYFGNDALITIVKAVTLSALLLALVVYWYRDAPEVVPRSLVFNYWWLSLVLIGGLRLVMRQYFMGDWFTAAQQVPFVNADNGLPKVAVYGAGAAGNQLVAALRMGRAMRPVAFIDDDDSIATRVIAGLQVYKPKHIQQMIDETGAQEILLAIPSSSRARRREVLEFLEPFPLHVRSVPGFMDLASGRVKVDDIQEVDIADLLGRDAVAPQQALFERCIRGQVVMVTGAGGSIGSELCRQILSRGPTTLLLFEHSEYNLYSIQTELENRIQCESLPLKLVPILGSIRNPGRLLDVMRTWGVKTVYHAAAYKHVPIVEHNVAEGVLNNVLGTLQTAQSAVQAGVEHFVLISTDKAVRPTNVMGSTKRLAEMTLQALSCEPAPLLLGEKFTVHQVNKTRFTMVRFGNVLGSSGSVIPLFREQIKRGGPVTVTHPNITRYFMTIPEAAQLVIQAGSMGQGGDVFVLDMGQPVKIAELAEKMVHLSGLTVRSRQNPHGDIAIEFTGLRPGEKLYEELLIGDNVSPTEHPMIMRANEEHLSWEAFKSVLSALLEAVEQDDYVRVRELLRDTVSGYTPECEIVDLIHQQRRVRP, translated from the coding sequence ATGTTGCGTAATTGGTTGTTGCGGCTACCTCGTAGATATAAACGTTTGTTGCAAGTAGCCACTGATGTGCTGCTCGTATGGGGCGCCTTGTGGTTGGCGTTTGTCGTGCGCCTGGGCTCTGAGGAGCTCGTGCATCCATTTGGGGGGCATGCCTGGTTATTCGCCGTGGCTCCTTTGCTTTCGATTCCGCTGTTCATTCGGTTTGGGATGTATCGGGCGGTGATGCGTTATTTCGGTAACGATGCGCTTATCACTATCGTCAAGGCGGTAACGCTGTCAGCTTTGCTTCTCGCGTTGGTTGTCTACTGGTATCGCGATGCTCCGGAGGTAGTGCCTAGGTCACTGGTGTTCAATTACTGGTGGCTGAGCCTGGTGTTGATTGGCGGCTTGCGCCTGGTTATGCGCCAGTACTTTATGGGGGACTGGTTTACAGCTGCGCAGCAGGTACCCTTTGTGAATGCTGATAACGGTCTACCCAAAGTCGCTGTCTATGGCGCCGGTGCGGCGGGCAATCAGCTGGTGGCGGCATTGCGGATGGGGCGGGCGATGCGCCCGGTGGCCTTTATCGATGATGATGACAGTATTGCGACCCGTGTGATTGCAGGCTTGCAGGTCTACAAGCCGAAGCATATCCAGCAAATGATCGATGAAACGGGTGCGCAGGAGATTCTCCTGGCGATTCCTTCCTCGTCCCGGGCACGCCGGCGGGAAGTTCTGGAGTTTCTAGAACCATTTCCTCTGCATGTGCGTAGTGTGCCGGGCTTCATGGATCTGGCCAGCGGCCGGGTCAAGGTCGATGACATTCAAGAGGTAGATATCGCCGACTTGCTCGGGCGTGATGCGGTCGCGCCGCAGCAAGCGCTGTTCGAGCGCTGCATTAGGGGGCAGGTGGTGATGGTTACCGGGGCCGGGGGGTCCATCGGCTCTGAGCTATGCCGGCAGATCCTTAGTCGCGGCCCGACGACCTTGTTGCTGTTTGAGCACAGCGAGTACAACCTTTACAGCATTCAGACTGAGTTGGAGAACCGCATCCAGTGTGAATCGCTACCGCTCAAGTTGGTGCCTATCCTGGGCTCGATCCGCAATCCCGGGCGCTTGCTGGATGTTATGCGCACCTGGGGTGTCAAAACCGTTTATCACGCGGCAGCTTACAAGCATGTGCCTATCGTCGAGCACAATGTCGCCGAGGGCGTGTTGAACAACGTCTTGGGTACGTTACAGACGGCTCAGTCTGCAGTGCAGGCAGGAGTTGAGCATTTTGTTTTGATCTCCACGGATAAGGCTGTTCGTCCAACCAATGTCATGGGCAGTACCAAGCGACTCGCTGAAATGACCTTGCAAGCACTCAGTTGTGAACCGGCTCCACTGTTGCTGGGTGAGAAGTTTACCGTGCATCAGGTCAACAAAACCCGTTTCACCATGGTGCGTTTCGGTAACGTGCTGGGTTCGTCTGGCTCAGTGATTCCGCTATTTCGCGAGCAGATCAAGCGGGGCGGGCCGGTGACGGTCACGCATCCAAATATCACCCGATACTTCATGACCATCCCCGAAGCTGCTCAGTTGGTGATCCAGGCTGGCTCGATGGGGCAGGGTGGGGATGTGTTCGTCCTGGATATGGGGCAACCGGTGAAGATTGCCGAGCTGGCCGAGAAGATGGTCCATCTGTCCGGCCTGACGGTGCGCAGCAGACAGAACCCACATGGTGATATCGCCATTGAGTTCACTGGTTTGCGGCCTGGCGAGAAGCTCTACGAGGAGCTATTGATTGGCGACAATGTCAGTCCTACCGAGCATCCGATGATCATGCGGGCCAATGAAGAACATCTGTCTTGGGAGGCATTCAAGTCGGTGCTCTCGGCGTTGCTTGAGGCAGTCGAGCAGGACGACTATGTCCGTGTGCGTGAGTTATTGCGAGATACTGTCAGTGGCTATACGCCGGAATGTGAGATCGTCGATTTGATTCATCAGCAGCGCCGGGTGAGGCCATAG
- a CDS encoding ComEA family DNA-binding protein, with the protein MFKGQVSSLLFAVLTSLSVTAFAATPPKVDVAKPAVTQAAAVAEVGKVNLNTADAATLQRELIGIGEVKAKAIIDHRETNGPFASVDELLEVKGIGAATLEKNRDKLSLN; encoded by the coding sequence ATGTTTAAAGGACAAGTTTCTTCTCTCTTGTTTGCTGTTCTCACCAGCCTTTCTGTCACGGCTTTTGCGGCAACCCCTCCCAAGGTCGATGTGGCTAAACCTGCTGTCACTCAAGCGGCTGCAGTGGCGGAGGTGGGTAAGGTTAATCTCAATACTGCCGATGCTGCCACGCTGCAGCGTGAGTTGATTGGCATTGGTGAGGTCAAGGCGAAGGCCATCATTGATCATCGCGAAACTAACGGGCCATTCGCTTCGGTGGATGAGTTGCTAGAGGTGAAGGGGATTGGTGCTGCGACGCTGGAGAAAAATCGCGATAAGTTGAGCCTCAACTAA
- a CDS encoding amino acid aminotransferase: MSLFSAVEMAPRDPILGLNEAFNADTRTTKVNLGVGVYYNEEGRIPLLRAVAEAEQARIAAHAPRGYLPIEGIAAYDQAVQKLIFGTDSNLLAEGRVVTTQAIGGTGALKIGADFLKRLLPDAVVAISDPSWENHRALFESAGFPVQNYRYYDASSNGVNRAGLLEDLKALPPRSIVVLHACCHNPTGVDLNLEDWGKILEVLKAQNHVPFLDIAYQGFGDGIEEDAAAVRLFAKSGLTFFVSSSFSKSFSLYGERVGALSIVTESKEQAAKVLSQVKRVIRTNYSNPPTHGATVVAAVLNSPELRALWEEELGEMRTRIRAMRVAMVEQLTAQGAKRDFSFVARQRGMFSYSGLTAEQVERLKNEFGIYAVSTGRICVAALNNNNLSAVTSAIAKVL, translated from the coding sequence ATGAGTTTGTTCTCTGCCGTCGAAATGGCTCCGCGCGACCCTATCCTGGGCCTAAACGAAGCGTTCAACGCCGACACCCGCACGACCAAGGTCAACCTGGGCGTAGGCGTTTACTACAACGAAGAGGGCCGAATTCCGCTGCTACGCGCAGTGGCGGAAGCTGAGCAAGCCCGCATCGCAGCCCATGCACCGCGCGGCTACCTACCGATCGAGGGCATTGCCGCCTACGACCAGGCCGTGCAAAAACTGATCTTCGGTACCGACTCCAACCTGCTGGCCGAAGGCCGCGTGGTCACCACCCAGGCAATCGGTGGCACTGGCGCACTGAAAATCGGCGCCGACTTTCTCAAGCGCCTGCTGCCGGACGCAGTTGTCGCCATCAGTGACCCAAGCTGGGAAAACCACCGCGCACTGTTCGAATCAGCCGGCTTTCCCGTCCAGAATTATCGCTACTACGACGCCAGCAGCAATGGCGTAAACCGCGCTGGCCTGCTGGAAGACCTGAAGGCCCTACCACCACGCTCGATCGTGGTGCTGCACGCTTGCTGCCACAACCCGACCGGTGTCGATCTGAACCTTGAGGACTGGGGAAAAATTCTCGAAGTGCTGAAGGCGCAGAACCACGTGCCGTTCCTCGACATCGCTTACCAAGGCTTTGGCGATGGCATCGAGGAAGACGCCGCCGCCGTGCGCCTGTTCGCCAAATCCGGGCTGACCTTCTTCGTCTCCAGCTCCTTCTCCAAATCCTTCTCGCTGTATGGCGAGCGGGTTGGCGCGCTGTCCATCGTCACCGAGTCGAAAGAACAAGCGGCTAAGGTGCTCTCGCAGGTCAAACGGGTGATCCGCACCAATTACTCCAACCCGCCGACCCATGGCGCCACCGTGGTCGCCGCAGTCCTGAACAGCCCCGAGCTGCGCGCCCTCTGGGAAGAGGAACTGGGCGAAATGCGCACTCGCATTCGTGCCATGCGTGTGGCCATGGTTGAGCAACTCACCGCACAAGGCGCTAAACGCGACTTCAGCTTCGTCGCCCGCCAACGCGGCATGTTCTCTTACTCCGGCCTGACTGCCGAGCAAGTCGAGCGCCTGAAGAATGAGTTCGGTATCTACGCTGTGAGCACTGGCCGCATCTGCGTTGCCGCGTTAAACAACAACAATTTGAGTGCCGTCACCAGCGCCATCGCCAAGGTACTGTGA
- the uvrB gene encoding excinuclease ABC subunit UvrB has protein sequence MSQFQLVTRFQPAGDQPEAIRQMVEGLEAGLSHQTLLGVTGSGKTFSIANVIAQVQRPTLVLAPNKTLAAQLYGEFKGFFPNNSVEYFVSYYDYYQPEAYVPSSDTFIEKDASINDHIEQMRLSATKALLERPDAIIVTTVSCIYGLGDPESYLKMVLHIDRGDKMDQRALLRRLADLQYTRNDMDFARATFRVRGDVIDVFPAESDLEAIRIELFDEEVENIASFDPLTGEVLRKLPRYTLYPKSHYVTPREKLLEAVENIKVELKERLEYLRSTNKLVEAQRLEQRTRFDLEMILELGYCNGIENYSRYLSGRGSGEAPPTLYDYLPANALLVIDESHVSVPQVGAMYKGDRSRKETLVEYGFRLPSALDNRPMRFDEWEAISPQTIFVSATPGNYEAEHAGRVIEQLVRPTGLVDPQIEVRPATTQVDDLLSEIKKRVAIEERVLVTTLTKRMAEDLTDYLADHGVRVRYLHSDIDTVERVEIIRDLRIGAFDVLVGINLLREGLDMPEVSLVAILDADKEGFLRSERSLIQTIGRAARNLNGRAILYADRITGSMERAIGETERRRNKQIAYNELHGITPKGVKKDVQDILEGANVPGSRSTKRKGMAKAAEESARYENELRSPSEITKRIRQLEEKMYQLARDLEFEAAAQMRDEIQKLRERLLQV, from the coding sequence ATGTCGCAGTTTCAACTCGTGACCCGTTTTCAGCCGGCCGGTGATCAGCCCGAGGCTATTCGACAGATGGTGGAAGGTCTGGAGGCAGGGCTTTCGCACCAGACATTGCTGGGGGTGACCGGCTCCGGCAAGACCTTCAGCATCGCCAACGTGATTGCTCAGGTGCAGCGCCCGACCTTGGTGCTGGCGCCGAATAAAACCTTGGCGGCGCAGCTCTATGGTGAGTTCAAGGGTTTCTTCCCGAATAACTCGGTGGAGTACTTCGTATCCTATTACGACTACTACCAGCCGGAAGCCTACGTGCCATCCTCCGATACCTTTATCGAGAAGGACGCCTCGATCAACGATCATATCGAACAGATGCGCCTCTCGGCGACCAAGGCGCTGCTGGAGCGGCCGGACGCGATCATCGTTACCACGGTGTCGTGCATCTACGGTTTGGGCGATCCCGAGTCGTACCTGAAAATGGTGCTGCACATCGATCGCGGCGACAAAATGGATCAGCGCGCGTTGCTGCGACGTTTGGCCGATCTGCAGTACACCCGCAATGACATGGACTTCGCTCGTGCGACCTTTCGCGTGCGCGGCGATGTGATCGATGTATTCCCAGCCGAATCGGATCTGGAGGCCATCCGCATCGAGCTGTTCGACGAGGAGGTGGAGAATATTGCCTCGTTCGATCCGCTGACCGGCGAGGTGCTGCGCAAGTTGCCGCGCTACACCCTCTATCCCAAGAGCCACTACGTGACTCCGCGGGAGAAGCTGCTGGAGGCGGTGGAAAATATCAAAGTGGAGTTGAAGGAGCGCCTGGAATACCTGCGCAGCACCAACAAACTGGTGGAGGCGCAGCGTTTGGAGCAGCGTACCCGCTTCGATCTGGAGATGATCCTCGAGCTGGGTTACTGCAACGGCATCGAAAACTACTCGCGCTACCTCTCCGGCCGCGGTTCGGGGGAGGCGCCGCCGACCCTGTATGACTATTTGCCGGCTAACGCGCTGCTGGTGATCGACGAGTCTCACGTCAGCGTGCCGCAGGTCGGTGCCATGTATAAAGGCGACCGTTCGCGCAAGGAAACGCTGGTCGAGTACGGTTTCCGCCTGCCCTCGGCGTTGGACAATCGGCCGATGCGCTTCGATGAGTGGGAGGCGATCAGCCCGCAAACCATCTTCGTCTCCGCGACGCCTGGCAACTACGAGGCCGAGCATGCCGGCCGGGTAATCGAGCAACTGGTGCGGCCAACCGGTCTGGTCGATCCGCAGATCGAAGTGCGCCCAGCCACCACCCAGGTGGACGACTTGCTGTCGGAAATCAAAAAGCGCGTCGCGATAGAAGAGCGGGTGTTGGTCACCACGCTGACCAAGCGCATGGCCGAGGATTTGACTGACTACCTGGCCGATCATGGTGTGCGCGTGCGCTACCTGCACTCGGATATCGATACCGTTGAACGCGTGGAGATCATCCGCGACCTGCGCATCGGCGCCTTCGATGTACTGGTTGGCATCAACTTGCTGCGCGAAGGCTTGGATATGCCCGAGGTGTCGCTGGTAGCGATACTCGATGCGGACAAAGAGGGTTTTCTGCGTTCCGAGCGTTCGCTGATCCAGACTATCGGCCGTGCCGCGCGGAACCTCAACGGTCGGGCGATTCTCTACGCCGATCGCATCACCGGTTCGATGGAGCGGGCAATAGGCGAGACCGAGCGGCGGCGCAACAAACAAATTGCTTATAACGAGTTGCACGGGATCACGCCGAAAGGCGTGAAAAAGGATGTTCAGGACATCCTCGAAGGTGCCAATGTCCCCGGCTCACGTAGCACCAAGCGCAAGGGGATGGCGAAGGCGGCGGAGGAGAGCGCCCGCTACGAAAACGAACTGCGCTCGCCGAGCGAAATCACTAAACGCATCCGCCAGCTGGAGGAAAAGATGTATCAGTTGGCGCGCGATTTGGAGTTCGAGGCCGCCGCGCAAATGCGCGATGAGATTCAGAAGCTGCGCGAGCGTTTGCTGCAGGTGTAA
- the ltrA gene encoding group II intron reverse transcriptase/maturase, with protein MPPVGVRVSLNTEMQKFLPEKTVTPSPGQNPRATTDSVQVSTASVAWTKAKPDPLMARVLAPANLKRAYHRVVSNKGAPGADGMTVDELAGYVKQYWPTLKARLLAGEYHPQGVRAVEIPKPKGGTRQLGIPSVVDRLIQQALLQQLTPIFDPLFSDYSYGFRPGRSAHQAIETARAHVAAGHRWCVELDLEKFFDRVSHDVLMAHVQRQVEDKRVLRLIRRYLEAGVMSGGIASRRQEGTPQGGPLSPLLSNILLNELDQELTRRGHRFVRYADDANIYVRSQRSGERVMASVERFLSQRLKLVLNRDKSRVARSWVCDYLGYGMSWHQQPRLRVAPLSLRRLRDRLRGLLRRARGCKMATVIERINPVLRGWAGYFKLSQSKRPLEELDGWVRHKLRCVIWRQWKRPSTRARNLLHLGLSEARAYTSAGSGRGPWWNSGAPHMNQALPKKLWDQLGVVSILDTINGLSRIT; from the coding sequence ATGCCGCCAGTAGGCGTCAGAGTCTCGTTGAATACCGAAATGCAGAAATTTCTCCCAGAGAAGACTGTTACTCCGAGTCCCGGACAGAATCCGAGGGCAACGACTGACAGCGTGCAGGTATCGACGGCGTCTGTGGCGTGGACGAAAGCGAAGCCGGACCCGCTGATGGCGCGGGTACTTGCACCGGCCAACCTCAAGCGTGCGTATCACCGCGTGGTCAGCAACAAGGGCGCGCCGGGTGCCGATGGCATGACGGTCGACGAATTAGCGGGCTACGTGAAACAGTATTGGCCAACCCTCAAGGCAAGGCTGCTGGCCGGCGAGTATCACCCACAAGGTGTACGCGCCGTCGAAATTCCCAAGCCCAAAGGCGGCACAAGACAGCTGGGTATCCCCAGCGTCGTGGACCGCTTGATCCAACAGGCACTGCTGCAACAGCTCACGCCGATCTTCGACCCACTGTTCTCAGATTACAGCTACGGCTTCCGTCCGGGCAGAAGCGCTCACCAAGCTATCGAAACAGCCCGTGCCCATGTGGCGGCGGGTCACCGCTGGTGCGTGGAACTCGATCTGGAGAAGTTCTTTGATCGGGTCAGCCACGATGTGTTGATGGCCCATGTGCAGCGTCAAGTTGAAGACAAACGGGTGCTCAGGCTTATTCGCCGTTATCTCGAGGCCGGAGTGATGTCGGGCGGGATCGCCAGTCGACGGCAGGAAGGGACGCCGCAAGGCGGCCCGCTCTCGCCGTTGCTGTCGAACATTCTGCTCAACGAGCTCGACCAAGAGCTGACGCGGCGGGGCCATCGCTTCGTGCGTTATGCCGATGACGCGAACATTTACGTGCGCAGTCAGCGGTCTGGCGAACGAGTGATGGCCAGCGTTGAGCGCTTCCTGAGTCAGCGACTGAAACTGGTGCTGAACCGGGATAAGAGCCGAGTGGCACGCTCGTGGGTTTGCGACTACCTGGGCTATGGGATGAGCTGGCATCAACAACCAAGACTGAGAGTGGCCCCCCTGAGCCTGCGTCGCTTGCGCGACCGACTCAGGGGGCTGCTGCGCCGCGCGCGGGGCTGCAAGATGGCGACTGTCATCGAGCGGATAAACCCAGTGCTGCGCGGCTGGGCCGGCTACTTCAAGCTGAGCCAGAGCAAGCGGCCACTTGAGGAGCTTGATGGCTGGGTTCGCCATAAACTTCGTTGTGTCATTTGGCGCCAATGGAAACGGCCCTCTACGAGGGCGCGCAACCTGTTGCACCTAGGACTCAGCGAAGCGCGGGCCTATACATCAGCGGGCAGCGGTCGAGGCCCATGGTGGAACTCGGGAGCGCCACATATGAATCAGGCGTTACCGAAGAAGCTGTGGGATCAACTCGGAGTGGTCTCGATACTGGATACGATAAACGGGCTTAGCCGCATAACTTGA
- the ihfB gene encoding integration host factor subunit beta, with protein sequence MTKSELIERIVTHQGLLSSRDVELAIKTMLEQMSQALATGDRIEIRGFGSFSLHYRAPRVGRNPKTGQSVRLDGKFVPHFKPGKELRDRVNDEE encoded by the coding sequence ATGACCAAGTCGGAGTTGATCGAACGAATCGTCACCCATCAGGGATTGCTTTCATCCAGAGATGTGGAGCTGGCGATCAAGACCATGCTGGAACAAATGTCCCAGGCCTTGGCGACGGGCGATCGCATAGAAATTCGCGGCTTTGGCAGTTTTTCCTTGCACTACCGCGCGCCTCGTGTCGGCCGTAACCCGAAGACGGGGCAGTCGGTGCGTTTGGATGGCAAGTTCGTGCCGCACTTCAAGCCAGGGAAAGAGTTGCGTGATCGGGTAAACGATGAAGAATGA